The Dehalococcoidia bacterium sequence TACGGATACCTAACCCTTACGTCAACAGTATTGCCGCCACTTTGAAGCTGAAAACATCTGTTGAAAGGCACGAAGTCAAGTCTGGCGGGCACGTCGGCTGCCCAGTCAAACCCTTAGGGACGCTTAAGGGAGCACCCTCAGGGGCCGACATTGACTGAAGGAGTCAGGCACGCAGGGTCCGAAATGGGGACGGGGGAGTTCATGCGTCTTGAGATTGCCATCGCCGTACTGACGCTCGTGGCCGCAGCCGCGATGATCGACCGGCAGACGTTCGTCGCCGAAGCACAGCAGGCAACGCCCGCGCTCACCGGCGACGTCATCGTGAAGTTCAAGGATGGCACGACCCTCGCCGGGGTTGGCGCCGCCATCGAGCAGGCAGACGCCGCGCCGGTGCAATCGACGCCTTCGGGCGCCGTACTGCTGGAGCCGGACGCCGGCCAGACCGTCGATGAAGCACTCGCATCACTGAACGCCGACCCGAACGTCGCATACGCCGAGCCCGACGTGCTGGTCACGATCGATGTGACGCCGAACGACACGTACTACGGCGGCTACCAGGCCTGGCACTTCGATCAAATCAACGCGCCCGCCGCATGGGACAGCGAGACTGGCGCGCCGGGCACCGTCATCGCCGTCATCGATACAGGCGTGCAGAGCGTGCATCCGGACCTCAATGGCAACATGGTGTCGGGCGCGAATTTCGTCACCGTGCCGGTCGCTAGCTCTTCGAACTCCGGCGGACAGGTGCGCGTCACGACGAATACGCCGCATCCCTACCTCACCGGCGAGCAGGTGACGATCAGCGGCCACAGCGTCGCCGGCGTGAACGGCACGTGGACGATCTCGATGCCGGCCGCGTTGACGATCAGCTCGTCGACGCTCAGCGCCGGCACGATCACCGTGACGACGACTGCCGCGCACAACCTGCTCGTCGGCGACTACGCCATGGTGCGCGGCCATTCCATCGGCGGCGCGAACGGGCAGTGGACGGTGACCGCCGTCCCCAGCGCGACGCAATTCCGCTATTCCTGCAGTCCCGCATGCACCACCGGCAGCGGCACCGGCGGCGTTGCCAAACAGGCGACGTGGTTCAACCTGTCCGGCTCGACGTATTCCAGCGCCGGTACATCCGGTAACGCGTTGAACACCAGCCCCCGCGACGATGAGGGGCACGGTACGTCCGTCGCCGGGTTCATCGCTGCGGAGTCGAACAACAGCCAGGGCGTGGCAGGCGTCTGCTGGACGTGCAAGATCATGCCCGTGAAGGTGCTCGGCGCGACCGGATCCGGTTCCAGTCTCGCCGTCGCTGCGGGCATCGAGTGGGCGGCCGACAACGACGCCGATGTCATCAACCTCAGCCTCAGTTCGCCTTCGCACTCGCAGGCCATGCTCGACGCCGTGGACTACGCGTGGGGCCTCGGCGCGATCGTCGTCGCGGCGAGCGGCAACGACGGCGACACGCTCGATCCCTCCGTGCGTTATCCCGCGAAGTATCCGAACGCAATCGCCGTCGGCGCCACGAATGCCAGCGGCCTGCGCGCATCATTCTCGAATTACGGCCCCGAGCTCGACATCGTCGCGCCCGGGGAGAACGTCACGAGCACATCGGCCACGGGTTTCGGCGACAGCGGCGGCTGGTACGCGTCGGGCTCCGGCACGTCGTTCGCGGCGCCGCACGTCGCGGGCGTCGTCGGCCTGATGATCTCGCACGGCATCACCAACAAGACAGACATCGTGAACGGACTGACCTCGACGGCCGCCGATGCCGGCGCCGCCGGGCTTGACGACCTGTACGGCCACGGGATCGTGGATGCGGCGGCGGCGGTGGGTGCTGGTGCGGATACGACGCCGCCGACCGCTTCGATTACGTCCATCGCGGACGGCGCGACGGTGTCCGGCCGCGTCGAAATATGGGCCTCGGCTAACGACGACAGCGCCGTCACCAAGGTCAGCTTCTANNNNNNNNNNNNNNNNNNNNNNNNNNNNNNNNNNNNNNNNNNNNNNNNNNNNNNNNNNNNNNNNNNNNNNNNNNNNNNNNNNNNNNNNNNNNNNNNNNNNCGCTACCGACACCGCAGGCAACATCAGCGACCATGCGGAGATCACGGTCATCGTTGACAATGGCGGCGCCGACACCACTCCGCCTACGGCATCGATTACGTCCATCGCGGACGGCGCGACGGTGTCCGGCCGCATCGAAATATGGGCCTCGGCTAACGACGACAGCGCCGTCACCAAGGTCAGCTTCTACGTGGACGGCGCTTACCTGAACTACGACACGACGGATCCGTGGGGACGTGCTCTACAGACCAACTCGCTTACGGACGGGCCGCACACGCTCTCCGTCCGCGCTACCGACACCGCAGGCAACATCAGCGACCATGCGGAGATCACGGTCATCGTTCAGAACTGATGGAACGAACCGCCTCCGGCTTCAATCGATAGAGACGATAGGCGTAGTCGCTGTACACCTCATCGAAGGCTGGAGACCGATCGACGCGTACATAGTGCAGCGGCGGCACGCCATAAGCGTGCTCGAGCCACACGTTGTAGTCGTGCTCCCAGCGGAGTCTGTTGTTCCGGATCAGAACCCACTCGATTCCGTTTCGCGTGAGCATTTCGACAACCGACTGATCGCTACGCCACGACAGGTATGTGACGTAATCCTCTTCGGACAACAGGAAGTGTGTGAACACCTGGTTGTCCGGTAGGAAGTGCTGCACGGCAGAGTCGCGGGCGATCACTCCGCCGGTTGTGCCATCAATGAGCGGCGCAAGTGCGCGTATATCCCTGAGTGCCATGTCTCTCTCTGGTCGCTCCACGAAATAGTGGTGTGCATCACTTGGAGCCGAGGGAGCGGAAATGAGGGATACGCTTCCGACGAAGAGCGAAGCGAGAATCATGACGTGTCGCCGACCGAATCCGAGCCCGGCACCGGTCAACGATGAGTCGCGCAACACCGATGCCAAGACCGAACTCATCCAGAAGAGGCCACCCGCAGCCAGTAGCACAAGCAGTGGGAGCAAGGGGTAGAAGTAGCGCGCGTGCGCGGAAGGGCGTGTGAGCAAAATCAGCGTGAACTGAAGGATGATGCATGATACGCAAAAGATTGCGCCCCTCAGACCGAACCTGCGGCGTACGAAGAGAATCCCGGCTCCGACTAGCGCGAATACCCAGGCCTCCATCACGAGACTCGTGAGAACGTTGAACTGAATCCTGGCATACTCGAAATGACCGACATCGAGACCGTTGCCCCAGAACTCCGGACCCACGATAGGGGCGTACTTCACAGGGAACCACCCATAGGGGTGGTAGTGGAAGTACTGTACGCCTCCCACGAAAAGATGCCAGATCACGAGCGGTGCCATTACGATGGCCGTGAATGAATACAGTTGGACGGTCCTCCATAGGCGGTC is a genomic window containing:
- a CDS encoding S8 family serine peptidase — translated: MRLEIAIAVLTLVAAAAMIDRQTFVAEAQQATPALTGDVIVKFKDGTTLAGVGAAIEQADAAPVQSTPSGAVLLEPDAGQTVDEALASLNADPNVAYAEPDVLVTIDVTPNDTYYGGYQAWHFDQINAPAAWDSETGAPGTVIAVIDTGVQSVHPDLNGNMVSGANFVTVPVASSSNSGGQVRVTTNTPHPYLTGEQVTISGHSVAGVNGTWTISMPAALTISSSTLSAGTITVTTTAAHNLLVGDYAMVRGHSIGGANGQWTVTAVPSATQFRYSCSPACTTGSGTGGVAKQATWFNLSGSTYSSAGTSGNALNTSPRDDEGHGTSVAGFIAAESNNSQGVAGVCWTCKIMPVKVLGATGSGSSLAVAAGIEWAADNDADVINLSLSSPSHSQAMLDAVDYAWGLGAIVVAASGNDGDTLDPSVRYPAKYPNAIAVGATNASGLRASFSNYGPELDIVAPGENVTSTSATGFGDSGGWYASGSGTSFAAPHVAGVVGLMISHGITNKTDIVNGLTSTAADAGAAGLDDLYGHGIVDAAAAVGAGADTTPPTASITSIADGATVSGRVEIWASANDDSAVTKVSF
- a CDS encoding Ig-like domain-containing protein, with amino-acid sequence ATDTAGNISDHAEITVIVDNGGADTTPPTASITSIADGATVSGRIEIWASANDDSAVTKVSFYVDGAYLNYDTTDPWGRALQTNSLTDGPHTLSVRATDTAGNISDHAEITVIVQN